In Burkholderia sp. WP9, a genomic segment contains:
- a CDS encoding UvrD-helicase domain-containing protein produces the protein MSAGLNPAQNEAVRYLDGPCLVLAGAGSGKTRVITQKIAHLIEAKGFEPRHIAAVTFTNKAALEMRERVGKLLEGKTLTTPGKEGRKVPVNQLTVCTFHSLGVQILRQEAEHVGLKPQFSIMDSDDCFGMIQEQVGSTDKGFIRKIQSIISLWKNGMIMPEQAIAIAANEDEHQAAIVYRNYVATLHAYQAVDFDDLIRLPAELFEKNEQVRDRWQNKLRYLLIDEYQDTNACQYELVKLLAGKRAAFTAVGDDDQAIYGWRGATLENLGQLSKDFPKLHLIKLEQNYRSTVRILTAANNVIANNPKLFEKKLWSEHGMGDTITVTPCNDEEHEAESVVFRLSAHKFERRANFRDYAILYRGNFQARIFEQVLRRERIPYVLSGGQSFFDKAEIKDICAYLRLIANANDDPAFIRAITTPRRGVGNTTLEALGSFAGQAKVSLFEAVYMGGIEARLSPRQIEPMRVFCDFMQRLTDRAEKDAAGTLLDELMDAIHYEAYLYDAFDERQAQSKWQNVLEFMEWLKRKGTKAEPTGAAADEATGYDTADGLGDTGKNLLGLIQTVALMSMLEGREEDPDAVRLSTVHASKGLEYPHVFLVGVEEGIMPHRGGPDDEPIDDARIEEERRLMYVAITRAQRSLHLNWCKKRKRARETVVCEPSRFIPEMLLDDAPPPTPEEAPMSPKDRLASLKALLQKP, from the coding sequence ATGTCCGCAGGCCTGAACCCCGCTCAAAATGAAGCGGTCCGTTATCTCGACGGTCCGTGTCTCGTGCTCGCCGGCGCAGGCAGCGGCAAGACGCGCGTGATCACGCAGAAAATCGCGCATCTGATCGAGGCCAAAGGCTTCGAGCCGCGCCACATCGCCGCCGTCACATTCACGAACAAGGCCGCGCTGGAAATGCGCGAGCGCGTGGGCAAGCTGCTCGAAGGCAAGACGCTCACCACGCCCGGCAAGGAAGGCCGCAAAGTGCCCGTCAATCAGTTGACGGTCTGCACCTTCCACTCGCTCGGCGTGCAGATTCTGCGGCAGGAAGCGGAACACGTCGGCCTGAAGCCGCAGTTCTCGATCATGGATTCGGACGACTGCTTCGGCATGATCCAGGAACAGGTCGGCTCGACGGACAAGGGTTTCATCCGCAAGATCCAGTCGATCATCTCGCTGTGGAAGAACGGCATGATCATGCCCGAGCAGGCGATTGCCATTGCCGCGAACGAGGACGAGCATCAGGCCGCGATTGTCTACCGCAATTACGTGGCGACGCTGCATGCCTATCAGGCAGTGGATTTCGACGATCTGATCCGCCTGCCCGCCGAACTGTTCGAGAAGAACGAACAGGTGCGCGACCGCTGGCAGAACAAGCTGCGCTATCTGCTGATCGACGAATATCAGGACACCAACGCCTGTCAGTACGAACTGGTGAAACTGCTGGCCGGCAAGCGCGCGGCGTTCACGGCGGTCGGCGACGACGATCAGGCCATTTACGGCTGGCGCGGCGCGACGCTCGAAAATCTCGGGCAGCTCAGCAAAGATTTTCCGAAGCTGCATCTGATCAAGCTGGAGCAGAACTACCGCTCGACGGTGCGCATTCTGACGGCCGCGAACAACGTGATCGCGAACAATCCAAAGCTGTTCGAAAAGAAGCTGTGGTCCGAACACGGCATGGGCGACACGATCACCGTCACGCCGTGCAACGACGAAGAACACGAGGCCGAGTCCGTGGTGTTTCGCCTGTCGGCGCACAAGTTCGAGCGCCGCGCGAATTTCCGCGACTACGCGATCCTGTATCGCGGCAATTTCCAGGCGCGCATCTTCGAACAGGTGTTGCGGCGTGAGCGGATTCCGTATGTGCTGTCCGGCGGCCAATCGTTCTTCGACAAGGCCGAGATCAAGGACATCTGCGCCTATCTGCGTCTGATCGCCAACGCGAACGACGACCCCGCGTTCATCCGCGCGATCACCACGCCGCGCCGCGGCGTCGGCAATACCACGCTCGAGGCGCTCGGCTCGTTCGCAGGACAGGCCAAGGTGTCGCTGTTCGAAGCGGTGTACATGGGCGGCATCGAGGCGCGTCTGTCGCCGCGGCAGATCGAACCGATGCGCGTGTTCTGCGACTTCATGCAGCGCCTCACCGACCGCGCCGAGAAAGACGCCGCCGGCACGCTGCTCGACGAACTGATGGACGCCATCCACTACGAAGCCTATCTGTACGACGCGTTCGACGAACGTCAGGCGCAGTCCAAGTGGCAGAACGTGCTTGAGTTCATGGAGTGGCTGAAGCGCAAAGGCACCAAGGCTGAGCCGACGGGCGCCGCGGCCGACGAAGCCACCGGCTACGACACCGCCGACGGTCTCGGCGACACTGGCAAGAATCTGCTCGGTCTGATCCAGACCGTCGCGCTCATGTCGATGCTCGAAGGCCGCGAGGAAGATCCCGACGCGGTGCGGCTCTCAACGGTGCATGCGTCGAAGGGCCTGGAGTATCCGCACGTGTTTCTGGTTGGTGTCGAAGAAGGCATCATGCCGCATCGCGGCGGTCCCGACGACGAGCCGATCGACGACGCGCGCATCGAAGAAGAGCGCCGGCTGATGTACGTCGCGATCACGCGTGCGCAGCGCAGTTTGCATCTGAACTGGTGCAAGAAGCGCAAGCGCGCGCGAGAAACGGTGGTGTGCGAGCCGTCGCGCTTCATTCCCGAAATGCTGCTCGACGACGCTCCCCCGCCGACGCCCGAAGAAGCGCCGATGTCGCCGAAAGACCGGCTTGCCAGTTTGAAGGCGCTGTTGCAGAAGCCTTGA
- a CDS encoding c-type cytochrome, producing the protein MSEAPHGAPIKTPGQLVAAIIASFAVPIVIIVLLAVYVDNSTRTGAGTDSLSEAEVTARIKPFAQVDIRDANAPRVYKTGEEVYKAVCSACHASGAAGAPKFTNTADWAPRIAQGFDTLLHTALAGKGAMPPRGGTSPDDYSDFEIARAVTYMANNSGASFPEPAQPAAGAAAASGAAAAAAPAGASDAGAAQAAAAMAAMASVPQAAAPAAGGTQSADASQAGKALYQQVCQACHAAGVLNAPKYGDKDAWAPRLKEPMDTVYNYALHGKGAMPAKGGSNASDADVKAAVDYMVSAVK; encoded by the coding sequence ATGAGCGAAGCACCACACGGAGCCCCGATCAAAACCCCCGGGCAGCTCGTCGCTGCGATCATTGCCAGTTTTGCGGTACCGATCGTCATCATCGTTCTGCTGGCCGTCTACGTCGATAACTCGACGCGCACCGGCGCCGGCACCGACTCTCTCTCCGAAGCCGAGGTCACCGCCCGCATCAAGCCATTCGCCCAGGTCGACATTCGCGACGCCAATGCGCCGCGCGTCTACAAGACCGGCGAAGAAGTCTACAAAGCCGTTTGCTCCGCTTGTCACGCATCGGGTGCGGCGGGCGCGCCGAAATTCACCAATACCGCCGACTGGGCGCCGCGCATCGCGCAGGGCTTCGACACGCTGCTGCACACGGCGCTCGCCGGCAAAGGCGCAATGCCGCCGCGCGGCGGCACCAGCCCGGACGACTACAGCGACTTCGAAATCGCCCGCGCAGTCACCTATATGGCGAACAATTCCGGCGCGAGCTTCCCTGAACCGGCCCAACCGGCGGCGGGCGCCGCGGCGGCATCCGGTGCAGCAGCAGCCGCGGCTCCGGCCGGCGCTTCTGACGCAGGCGCGGCCCAAGCCGCCGCGGCCATGGCCGCGATGGCCAGCGTGCCGCAAGCGGCCGCACCGGCGGCCGGCGGCACGCAAAGCGCGGATGCCTCGCAAGCCGGCAAGGCGCTGTATCAGCAAGTCTGTCAGGCCTGTCACGCGGCAGGCGTACTGAACGCACCGAAGTACGGCGACAAGGACGCCTGGGCGCCACGTCTGAAAGAACCCATGGACACGGTCTATAACTACGCGCTGCACGGCAAGGGCGCGATGCCCGCGAAAGGCGGCTCGAATGCCTCGGACGCGGACGTGAAGGCCGCCGTCGACTACATGGTCAGCGCGGTGAAGTAA
- a CDS encoding porin family protein, which yields MYKIARLILIASITMLSNLVHAQSVPPVTVASQFAGPYLGFKVGVNNSDASGVINKPSHTTVFPGFTAGYNFDVERFIVGAEAFADLHHGSTTYKDAGIDAKFGMPFNQILPYVRIGFTGDDPDTRFHWGLGVEYKFAKHVSAVGEWTTDTGNCDGTKRTNNSFTIGLQYHFN from the coding sequence ATGTACAAAATAGCCCGGTTGATTTTAATCGCATCGATCACGATGCTATCCAATCTCGTGCACGCGCAATCGGTTCCGCCTGTCACGGTGGCAAGCCAATTTGCCGGTCCCTATCTGGGCTTCAAGGTGGGTGTGAATAATTCCGATGCTTCCGGCGTCATCAACAAGCCATCGCACACTACGGTTTTTCCGGGTTTCACGGCTGGATATAACTTCGACGTCGAACGGTTCATAGTGGGCGCCGAGGCTTTTGCTGATTTACATCACGGCTCGACAACCTATAAAGACGCCGGAATCGATGCGAAATTCGGCATGCCGTTCAACCAGATTCTGCCTTATGTCCGCATTGGGTTTACTGGCGACGATCCGGACACACGCTTCCATTGGGGTTTGGGCGTCGAATATAAATTTGCCAAGCACGTAAGCGCGGTAGGTGAATGGACAACCGACACCGGCAATTGCGACGGCACCAAAAGAACGAATAACAGTTTCACAATCGGACTGCAGTATCACTTCAATTGA
- a CDS encoding sodium:calcium antiporter, translated as MTSLLLELAVMLVVILLAAELFTNALEHLGERLKISEGVTGSLFAAVGTALPETLVPLLAIAGGTTDSAVNQEIGVGAILGAPLMLSTLSTFLMTLAILGSRGASGWVAPERSGFTRDLNYFLCAFVLAAAAMYVPHERMLVRALFSVALVGVYVTYVVMTFRASNDLVDAGHGTEAPGKMLISRLGVPTNMATIVVQLALAVALLVWGAEGFIHGVRGVSQALGVSPLLLSLLIIPIATELPEKVNSILWIRRGKDTLAFGNITGAMVFQGTLLPAIGILLTPWTPRIEVVTGIVITLAAAAWLRINVRERGVPVWALLVCGVLYVTYLAITLTR; from the coding sequence ATGACCAGTCTCCTGCTCGAACTCGCAGTCATGCTGGTCGTCATTCTGCTGGCGGCCGAACTCTTCACCAACGCGCTCGAGCACCTGGGCGAACGTCTCAAGATTTCCGAAGGCGTGACAGGTTCGCTGTTCGCCGCCGTCGGCACGGCTCTGCCCGAGACTCTCGTGCCGTTGCTGGCGATCGCCGGCGGCACGACCGATAGTGCGGTCAATCAGGAGATCGGCGTCGGCGCAATTCTCGGCGCGCCGCTAATGCTTTCCACCCTCTCCACCTTTCTGATGACGCTCGCGATCCTCGGCTCGCGCGGCGCTAGCGGCTGGGTCGCGCCGGAGCGCTCGGGCTTCACGCGCGACCTCAACTATTTCCTGTGCGCGTTCGTGCTGGCCGCCGCGGCGATGTACGTGCCGCACGAGCGGATGCTCGTGCGTGCGCTCTTCAGCGTGGCGCTGGTCGGGGTGTATGTCACCTATGTGGTGATGACTTTCCGCGCGTCGAATGATCTGGTCGATGCCGGTCACGGCACCGAAGCGCCGGGCAAGATGCTGATCTCGCGCCTCGGCGTGCCGACCAACATGGCCACGATCGTGGTGCAGCTGGCGCTGGCCGTCGCGTTGCTGGTGTGGGGCGCGGAGGGCTTCATCCACGGGGTGCGCGGCGTCTCGCAGGCGCTCGGCGTGTCGCCGCTGCTGCTCTCGCTGCTGATCATTCCGATCGCTACCGAACTGCCTGAGAAGGTCAACAGCATTTTGTGGATTCGCCGCGGCAAAGACACGCTGGCGTTCGGCAATATCACCGGTGCAATGGTGTTCCAGGGCACCTTGCTGCCCGCGATAGGCATTCTGCTGACCCCGTGGACGCCGCGCATCGAAGTGGTGACCGGCATCGTGATCACGCTCGCCGCGGCGGCCTGGCTGCGCATCAATGTGCGCGAGCGCGGCGTGCCGGTGTGGGCGTTGCTGGTTTGCGGCGTGCTGTACGTCACGTATCTGGCCATTACGCTGACGCGCTAG
- a CDS encoding HAD family hydrolase, whose translation MIRSLHRYCIAFTVVLLSACSVTPRQDGGESQAGAATAATLASWNGTRAKRSIVDFVTLVTTPESKDFIPRADRIAVFDNDGTLWPEQPASVQLVFALQRVKTVAGRHPEWKRQEPFRSILKGNLRNVAASGDAGSMRLLATAHAGMTSEQFAALVHEWFDSSSDPRFNRPYADLAYQPMLELLAYLRANGFKTYLVTGGDVEFVREVAQRMYGIPPEQVIGSTVKYRYSQTNGAISLTRLAQVDTLVDGAAKPLAIDRVIGRRPVIAFGNADGDAPMLEWTSAGDGPRLAALVHHTDAEREYQYDRTSKSGKLDKGLDEAGAKGWLVVDMKDDWNTVFRPASATTSAAAGAPAH comes from the coding sequence ATGATTCGCTCGCTGCACCGGTACTGCATCGCCTTCACCGTCGTACTTCTCTCCGCTTGCTCCGTCACGCCGCGCCAGGATGGCGGCGAATCGCAGGCCGGCGCAGCGACGGCCGCGACGTTGGCATCATGGAACGGCACCAGGGCCAAGCGCTCGATCGTCGATTTCGTCACGCTCGTGACGACACCGGAGTCCAAGGACTTCATCCCGCGCGCCGACCGTATTGCCGTGTTCGATAACGACGGCACACTGTGGCCCGAGCAGCCGGCCTCCGTGCAGCTGGTGTTCGCGCTGCAACGTGTGAAGACGGTGGCCGGACGGCATCCGGAGTGGAAGCGTCAGGAACCGTTCCGCTCGATCCTCAAAGGCAACCTCAGGAATGTGGCGGCAAGCGGCGACGCCGGCTCGATGCGGCTACTGGCCACGGCGCACGCAGGCATGACGAGCGAGCAGTTCGCCGCGCTCGTGCACGAATGGTTCGATTCATCGAGCGACCCGCGCTTCAACCGTCCTTATGCCGATCTCGCGTATCAGCCCATGCTCGAATTGCTTGCCTATCTGCGCGCGAACGGCTTCAAAACTTATCTGGTGACGGGCGGCGATGTCGAGTTCGTCCGCGAGGTGGCTCAGCGCATGTATGGCATTCCGCCGGAGCAGGTGATCGGCAGCACCGTCAAATACCGGTACAGCCAGACCAACGGCGCAATTTCGCTGACGCGCCTCGCGCAAGTCGACACGCTGGTCGACGGCGCGGCCAAACCGCTTGCCATCGATCGCGTGATCGGCCGACGTCCGGTGATCGCGTTCGGTAACGCGGATGGCGACGCGCCGATGCTCGAATGGACTTCGGCAGGTGACGGCCCGCGCCTTGCCGCGCTCGTGCATCACACGGATGCGGAACGCGAATACCAGTATGACCGCACGTCGAAGAGTGGCAAGCTCGACAAGGGTCTCGACGAAGCCGGCGCAAAGGGCTGGCTCGTCGTCGACATGAAAGACGACTGGAACACCGTGTTCAGGCCAGCCAGCGCAACGACATCAGCAGCAGCGGGCGCGCCGGCCCATTGA
- a CDS encoding DUF1214 domain-containing protein codes for MGYSCVFGEETVCAVAFVSVFSPVGMRADLSQRDNTNLDATSDVLPGNRRTIRSGAVFDTDQRTQTLIEKSNSFVNSVSKTNCFYSDTDASGPFRDGGGRYTASFHGDRQPSEKGARSLTLYNWHYFSSLNAHNRYAPRQADQKLEFQRKRLALAPRARREAREDSFANASPVPAVAKFSLYLRAYGSRQAMLDENWTPPSIACEGRHKADTRAHPRACGLATQTVRMRFGWSENAELLFDEDDHEST; via the coding sequence ATGGGTTATAGCTGCGTGTTTGGGGAGGAAACGGTATGCGCGGTCGCGTTCGTGTCTGTGTTCTCGCCGGTCGGTATGCGGGCCGATTTGAGCCAACGCGACAATACGAACCTTGACGCCACAAGCGATGTCTTGCCGGGGAACCGCCGTACGATCAGGAGCGGCGCTGTCTTTGACACCGACCAGCGTACCCAAACGCTGATAGAGAAGTCGAACAGCTTTGTCAACAGCGTGAGCAAGACAAACTGTTTTTATTCGGACACCGACGCATCGGGCCCATTTCGCGACGGCGGCGGGCGCTACACTGCGAGCTTCCATGGAGATCGGCAGCCGTCTGAGAAAGGCGCCCGGTCGCTGACGTTATACAACTGGCATTACTTTTCTTCACTCAACGCACATAACCGCTACGCGCCCCGGCAAGCCGATCAAAAACTCGAATTTCAACGCAAACGGCTTGCTCTCGCTCCACGTGCGAGACGAGAGGCCCGCGAAGACAGTTTCGCCAATGCGTCGCCGGTGCCGGCTGTTGCAAAGTTCTCCCTGTACTTGCGCGCCTACGGGTCGCGGCAAGCCATGCTCGATGAAAACTGGACGCCGCCGTCAATCGCGTGCGAAGGTCGACACAAGGCCGACACACGGGCGCACCCGCGCGCGTGCGGCTTGGCGACGCAGACGGTGCGGATGCGGTTCGGCTGGAGTGAGAATGCCGAACTTCTATTTGATGAGGACGATCATGAGTCAACCTAA
- a CDS encoding transporter has product MSQPNRFFATRQLVTQLCKGALLTTAGVSLCQTAWATEGGIGRPITGMQVTPYGGVVPPTNDWIVSAATIYYEGSLGASKSIPIAGQVTAGVNATAEYTILAAVKTWGITAGGWNFASSFGVPVQYTDISSFHGRLPNDHGTQFADFFFTPVIAGYHLTKTDHVALSVQIYAPTGAYNPNRLANAGQNTWTFTPTIAYTKLLPKENIELSLNYGLEFYTPNNDTHYHNAPVSVLDLLALKRFSNGWGVGVVGGYIQQIGNDSGGIADLVGGSQGHSVGLGPMVTWSGKIQKTPVSAALRWVNEFNTSNRPKGNAVQLSVNATFQ; this is encoded by the coding sequence ATGAGTCAACCTAACCGTTTCTTCGCGACGAGGCAGCTCGTCACCCAGCTGTGCAAAGGCGCGCTTCTGACCACTGCCGGTGTGAGTCTCTGCCAAACGGCGTGGGCGACTGAAGGCGGTATAGGCCGGCCCATTACCGGCATGCAGGTGACGCCGTACGGCGGTGTCGTGCCGCCCACCAACGACTGGATCGTGTCCGCCGCCACGATCTATTACGAAGGGTCGCTAGGCGCGAGCAAATCGATTCCGATCGCCGGGCAGGTCACGGCCGGCGTCAACGCGACGGCCGAGTACACCATCCTCGCTGCGGTCAAGACGTGGGGTATCACCGCGGGTGGCTGGAACTTCGCGTCCTCGTTCGGCGTGCCGGTCCAGTACACCGACATCTCGTCGTTCCATGGCCGCTTGCCGAACGACCACGGCACGCAATTCGCCGATTTCTTCTTCACGCCGGTCATCGCCGGTTATCACCTGACCAAGACAGACCATGTCGCGCTGAGCGTGCAGATCTATGCGCCGACTGGCGCATACAACCCTAACCGGCTGGCCAATGCCGGGCAGAACACGTGGACCTTCACGCCGACGATCGCCTATACGAAGCTGCTTCCGAAAGAGAACATCGAATTGTCGTTGAACTATGGTCTCGAGTTCTACACACCCAATAACGACACCCACTATCACAACGCGCCGGTCAGCGTGCTCGATCTACTTGCGCTCAAGCGCTTCAGCAATGGCTGGGGCGTCGGCGTGGTGGGCGGCTACATTCAGCAGATCGGCAATGACAGCGGCGGTATCGCAGACCTCGTCGGCGGCAGTCAGGGGCATTCCGTCGGCCTCGGGCCGATGGTCACGTGGTCGGGCAAGATCCAGAAAACCCCCGTGTCGGCGGCCCTGCGGTGGGTCAATGAGTTCAACACGAGCAACCGGCCGAAGGGCAATGCGGTGCAACTGTCGGTCAATGCGACTTTTCAGTAG